Within the Vigna angularis cultivar LongXiaoDou No.4 chromosome 10, ASM1680809v1, whole genome shotgun sequence genome, the region AAGGACATAACCAAACTTAGTGCCCATTGTCTATtgtaaataattgattatcaaacAATACATAGCAGGCTGCAGCACCTACATTTCGACCTTTTCTCTAACTTAAGTGTAAAATTAGATTCCCTTCTGTTGCTCTGATTCATACAAGTTTTACCCAAAAATGTCAACGCATCATTGTACGtgtgtgatttttatttaattttaaaataaaacatgacaCTTGCTGTTGTTTTTTTGCtaaaattgacaaaatttaattaatttacttcTTTTCTTAAGAACAATGTGCTATTAAAGTGTGGTGTTGTAActagttaatttttaattataaaatatcattttgagGCATAGTATGAGCTATATCAATGCTATACAAAGGTTATTAATATACAGATGATGGAAACGTGTCACATATGTTGCAAACAATTAAGACTACCTTGTCGTCCTGTTTATTGTgcataaatttagttttaaaatataaaaattacattatgaTCAAAACAGCAAAagattattttcaaataaatgaacagtttgaaataaaataaataataattctgAGACAATatagaaattattaataatatataataataataataatatttacatttatatataatagcttgtgataaaacataatttatttttaactaaaaaacaaaaatatcacatGACTTAATTAATGAAGGAACTCAAGATAGGTGtcatctaatatatatatatatatatataacccaaaattttcttttctctttttttttcataaaaataaatgtaataaagtTTAGAACACAtgtatatagaaaataaaattttcaccGTTACAAATTAGCATatcaaaatagttttaagatAAATACTTACTTATAAATACTTATCACAAAATATTCATTTCTTCAATGAAAcgtcaaaataatatataagttacaCATAGGTGACTAATATTTTGAATCCAATCTTAAAATAGTTTTAGCACCGTTAATTACTCCTTATATCTTAgctaaactatattattttaaattcaagtCTTACAATCCTGGTGAATAACtaacaaacaattcaaaataatataatacaatttaataggtacaaaacaataaaaaaattaaaataatataatactataTAATAAGATCAAAAAGTCACACAAAGTTCAGTATTATAATAATTGACgtataatgaattaattataaattccaCAAAACTAATTTCAACTAAataattctaaatttaataGAATGCTTTTTAAATCAgtcaaacataataattataaatttccatatcatttaattttttttttcaaatgatgcAAAGAAATCATTTTGAACGAAAACTACATAATTTTCCATTTGCATGCAGATTAGGCTTGGTACAACTCATTTAGAATagacaaattattaaaatatataaaatagtttcaaaatatatttttatttttagaatgaaGTTATTGTCAAACAAATTATGATTATTATCAACAAATGGTGCAGATATCGGCAATCTGTTAAAGAGAATCTTGATAGTTTGGCCTATTTGTAAACTTTTACATACTTGTTGAAAAAAGTCAGTGAACAATATACAcattcaataaaagaaaaaaaaatgttcatgaATGTATCTGATTTGTAAAATTTACCGATATTATTTAAAACAGAATTCTTATAAGATCGCATTGACAAATAAATAGATTTTTGTAGAagatatataaaagtatattcaaagaaaaagaatatataaaacaatatatcaaaaagaataaaGCATGCAAGACGAAACTACATATGCTCAAGTTCAATTGATTAATGAAAGTCATTCTCACTGACAAACTAGATGGATAGATAAATTCTTAAGCTACCTACTACTTGTGACGTCACACAGTTGAGTTGAGACAACTCAAGTCGGTGAACTGGGCAGAATAAACATTTGTGAGAGTATGAACCCAAAACTAACTTCGAGAGGAAGAATATTATATGTTCACCACGTCATATATAAATCAGTTCAGTTAAGCCAACCAGGTACAAGCATCCGAGACGTTATTACATCCAAAATGGATATGAATATGCAACTTGACGTGCTTAATAATACACCAAAGAGACAAATCCAGGATCCTTTAAAAAACTAGACAAGTTGCTAACAATCATCACTGAAGACCGACTCTAAAAGgtatattttcttcaaaagtCAGTCAataacttcaaataaaatagaaaattctaGAGGCATGTAAACTCGACTGCTTATAGAACTGAAGACCGACTCCAAAAAGGTATATTTTCTTCAAGTCAGTCAataacttcaaataaaatagaaacgCAAAAACAGCAATACAATGATCTAGTTGACTACGCTCCAGGTATAACCAAAAGTTCCGTTATCTTAGTAGTGTGATGGCAATGCAATACACTGATCAttcaaatcatatataaaaccAGGATAAATagctaaattaaattaaaaatataaataatgcaCACACAAATGTATAAAAACTAAGGTATTTGGGGCTGAAAATTTTCTTCAACAGTTTTAACAAGTAAAGTATCAATGGTAAGCTGCAGCTTCGTCTCTGAAATGCTTAAGTAGGTTCTCTATACTCATAACGTTATGATCTCCCTTGTCTCTAACTCGCACACTCACCTGGAATCACAAATCAACTCAGCTTTCCACAGGTAGTAAAGAGAATCGTCAAAAGATAGCTCTACATGGGCGTAAACACTGATGTATAACATTTTACTGATgtagaaatgaaaaacaaattatatttggTCCAATAAGATAATGATGTTATACTATTAATGTAGTTAACTTCTCCAGACAGATCACCCATTGGCAACTCTTAAGAGATAATGCGGGAGCAAGCCTCCAAGATTAGTAGATGATGCAACCTTAATCAGAATACTTAGAAATGTAGCTCAGGCATACTTGAGCTAAAATGAGGAAATATTATTAGGtggttttaaattaatatttaaataacacatgacataaattgtaaaatttgaatgtattatatagatataaatatttgttggaTTAGGAATATGGGTACTTAGCGTTCTACTTGATAATTTCACCAAAATGAGAGATACTAGCATCCTTCAGCTCTTCTAATTAAAATCAATCAAGACAAAGCTTAAACAGTCTTAACCAAGCTAGTATCCTTAGCCCAACTTTGACTTGTTCTGTAGGCCAAAGGTAAATGTGTTTCAATCTCAACCCTTTCcgtttctaaatttgaatgaTGCTATACGTTTTGCACATGGCATGAGTGTAAATGAAATATTGTGATGAAATTATTTGTGCATAGTTCATATAAGCAAGCTTGCTTTCTCCTTTAGACACTTCTAATTAATCCAAACATAATTATCCAAGTGtgagaaattcattaaaaaCTGTGTTTACAGCTGTTAGCAACCCTAGGTCAAACAAATATGAAATGCATGAGGATATGTCAAGAGAGAAAAGGACAGGATTATTTATGATAAGGGAAAAATGAAGAACCTGTCCAGTATTTGCTTCCTCCTCTCCGACAACCAAGATGTAGTTGTATTGAGCTAATTGTGCTTCTCGTACCTGCAGAATGTCACAACTTCAATTTAAAGACATTTCTCTTCAATCAAGAAACAGGATAAATGATAAAAAGTATATAGTACATTGAAAAAAACAGCTTTCAATTACAGATTTACTAAACATTTAGTATactaattttttcataaaaaataaaatccccAAATATTAAAAGACACAAAAACGACTACTAAAGTTGTTTGatataataagttataaaaCTGATACCAAGTCATTTGGGAGACTAAACTAGTTTAGTTGCATTTAAATCAATTACAATACCCTACTTAAGGTTCCAAATATATAACAACTTGAATAAAATTCATTACAAGtaacagattttaaaatattacaatagaATAATACATACACTTTGCCAACGTACAAGTACAAAATCTAGTAACATAAACACATCAGTAGCTGACTAGTGGCAACAGCTTGGGGCAGAAAAGATACATCCAGTAATATAAAATCCTCTTTGGCAACAAATTAATGTTCTATCTAAACGcttgtataaaaaatatgaacCAATAAATAGAGAGTCTCTCCATATTTCAAATGTAATACCAATCATATAACCAATATTTCATTGGCAGTATAGAAAACATTTTTGGGTATTATTAACCTCTGAATGAATAATATGTAATGAAATCAAACTCCTACGCCTAAAGGTTTAGGTTACCTTCTTTTGAATCTTCCTATCAGTTGTATCAGCATCAACATGAAATCCTGCTTGGTGGATCTGATCTTTGACCTAGAAAATTGCAGTCCAATAAAGTTACATGACCAACAAACCATTTCATTTCACTATCAATATATATAGCAGTACAAGTATCCTCACAAACTACAAACAGACAATAAAAAGTCAATGGCCTGTTTGATTTAAGAAATGTTTCCTGCCTTTGCTAATGATTACAAATATGATATATTTCCCCGTTTCCTCTTTCCAAAATATTGTACAAGGTGGAATTTTAATgatcattttctaaaaatagAAAGCATTCCGAAAAACCAAACACACTCTAAGATATTGAACTATTCAAGGAGATTGATTGCTCGAACTTTGTGATCAGGTTACAGCTggaagtttatttaaaaatgtatgtgATGGACTGAACATAATTTAGTAACACAAAATCAAACTGCTTCAACGGTTTCAAGATGATACAGAAAAGCTCGGGAATAAACAAGGAAAAGCCAATGTTGCAAAAGCTCCTGTGAGTACTAGACAGTTAATTTACAGGCATGAAAAAAATACAGGTGCTGCCACAAGATATGTCGTACAGCATTTGTATCATTTAATAGGTATAAGTAAATATATCAAAGAATAAAGCATAAAATTCAGAGCTGCGTACCTGTAGTGCATAAGATTGTGATTTTTCAGACACAGGACATACAATTGCTTGACGAGGACTGAGCCAGAAAGGCCATTTACCCTTGTAGTGCTCTAAAAGTATGGCAAACATGCGTTCAACAGATCCTAGAATTGCTCTATGTATCATTACAGGTCTCTCAATTTTGGCTTCATCCTCAGCAGAGAATTCCAACTTAAAACGATCAGGAAGCTGGAAGTCAAGCTGCAAGTAACCACATTCACCTGGCTATTAGATGACAAGTTATCCAAAACTAAATCATGTGAACACAAATCTATCTGAGCGTGGCGGACCTGCAAAGTTGCACACTGGAATTTCCTACTTAATGCATCAGATACACTGATGTCTATCTTTGGTCCATAGAATGCCCCATCCCCTTCATTCAACTGCAAGGTTTTACACAGAATATAAGCACAAAGATAGTAAAGCTTACAAATGTCGCATTCcacagaaaataataaaacattatgaaaataaaaaatgtagtgTAGGGCGAGTGGAAAACCCTTCACCCATATCAACAAAAAGAGCAAGAGAAGAAATGGGTGCTGTCATACACAGAATGAAACTGCCAACATAAGCAAATTAGATAATATGATGCAGAGAGGAATCAAGGGCGGACTGGAGGAATGGGCCTGTAGTAGAGAAAAGGACAAGGGGGTCTTGAGGTTGTTAACAGAAATTTCATCTGTCTTAGCAAGATTGGAGAGAAGAGTGATTATGTGCAATTATCACCAAATGATGAGAGAACGGTGGGATAAATGTGATGGGAGGAGGGGAGAAAACAGGGGGTAGGCAATTATTGAGCGAGTTGAGAGGAATCTAGGAATTTCCTTGGTATTGAAGATGAAATGGGCTAACTCTACTTTTGGATATCCAATCTGTATTAGTTCTAATCTAATCCGAATTATAACCGTATGTTCAAAAGAATATCCTTAACAATATATCACTGGCATGAAATATTCTATAAGATATATAGAAGAGGACATAATTACCTGCCAAGGCTTGCCAAAATCATCTAAAGCTTCTTTAAGAGAACTTTCAGCTTTATCCCAGGTTGCAATATCTCCTAGGTATTTCTCTGGTCTCTAATCAAGTATCCAACACATGAAATAGTTATctttaattgaaagaaaaaaaaacaagggatttgaaaaactttctatGCTTTTCTCCTTAACTGGGAAGTAGGATAGAAAGACCACAAATCTGCTGTGGAGTTAAAATGAGCATCAATGATTCAGTGCTACATGGAAGTAACGGGACTATAATGAAAGTCCCCGTTACCataccaaataaataataatacatagtGAATACATTCTTTTGCAAAATTTAATCCAGTGTTAGCACTAATACATGAGAcccacaataaaaaaaatactatatttcttagtaaatttaaataagagaCTACTGTAGCCATAATTATACTTTAATCTACTCGAGGAAACTGTCACATTAATGGGATGGcataataaaatctaaaaacagTCCACAGGCAAGATACTACTGAAGGCACCTTAAATCTAAGCTTTGGAACTCTGAATTTTCTGCTTTTAAAGACATTTAGAAAGGTACATAGGCATTAAGAACAATTAAGATGTAAAGCATACCGTTGAAAGCTTCAGCTCATATGTGAAACCAAATATGCTATAGACATAATTGATGAAACTCAATGCGTTCCTCACTTCATCCTTTATCtgtaaaataaacaaaatcagcAGCTCACACTGAAGCTCAAAAGGGACATTTATGGTgcataaattttaagataaactCACCTGGGACTCCCTGCAGAAAATATGTGCATCATCCTGAGCAACATTTAAATCAAATGTCATTAACAGTATGAAACTCAAACAGTACAGAAAACAGAAAGTAAAGATAAGGAAAATGGtccatatttttccttttaatgttCTTTTGAGTTGTAACCGTATCatattttaaaggaaaaacaaacatcaccagaaaaaaatgacattttagcTACAATACTATAACAGCATATAAATACAACCACGGTGTTTAATTTTAAGATGAGCAGATCAATCTACTGTTTCTGTGTACAAAATTGTCAAGCCCACAAACAGTATCCCCAacttatttgataaaaaatgcattttctACTCCAGTATTCATAATTAGTGAGACCCAAACAtgcattcaaaatttcaaacaccacaatgatatttttgttatagTTAGTATTCAATTCACTATGTATGCCTGGGAAATTGAAAACCCAAAGAACCTAGCCACAATAATGCATAAAAATGTATGTTCCTGCCTCAGTACcttgttatgaaaaaaaaatgtatttcctGGTTCTATGAACTAAGCagcaaattaatattattggaGTAACCCAATAAAAAGTGGACCCCCCCTTTCATAAAAACTAATGTCAATCCTCATACAGAAGAAAGATTCACCTGTTGAAATCTCCGAACACGTGTTAATCCACTCAGGGCACCACTAGCCTCATTCCGATGCAAAACTCCAAAGTCAGCAAAACGGAGAGGAAGTTCTGAACAACCATTGAAAAGTTGAgataatatttcatataaaaaaaatcagctCAATCAAATTCAATTCTTCAAGATATACACTCAAACTCATGAAACATATCAACCTTACAACAAACTACAGATGATTGTCTGTTTGAATATTGTTATTAAAAACGATTCTTTAAttctaaaaagaataaaacttgCTTGATGACATTACTTCTCATTTGAAGTTTGGGAAAAATGtttacaaaattagtttttaaaaccaaaaaatcaGAACAAGTTGAAGATATTTTCTTAATCTAGGAGCTCAAACATGTGCATTTTCCTAAATTCAAACTGAAATCTGGACTAGCTCAACCGGTGAGCATACAAACATAAAAGATTGATACCATCTAAAAAGATAAATCTCCATCTAAATGAAAATTACCTCTATATGATCGAACCCTGTGTTTAAACATCAGACAGTGTCCTGGGCAATTCATTGGTTTCAACCCAAACTCTTGTTTGTCAATCTagttcacacaaaaaaaaaaaaaaatactttggtCAATAACCTGATTGCCTGTAAATAAAATGCCTTATTGGAAGGGTTTTATACTGTTCAGGTTGTGCAACTTAAAATACGTAGTAGAGATATCCTATAGAAATCCCAAAAACACTATTAGTTTCTTTTCCTACATCCTAATACATGGTCCCTGCCCACATAGATTATTCCTAAAGGTAATAATTACATGAGCATATACATCAACACAAATCTCAATCGTCTAGATTCCCCCATGATAAAGAGATATGTCCTTCAACTCTCTAACCCGCATTCTTACAGAAGCTAGCATTTATAGATATTGGGAAAAACATACCTCTAAAATAAACATATCCTCTCTATAATTTGCAGCATGACCAGATTGCACCCACAGATCCATGTTAAACACATTTGGAGATATGACCTGTTAATTCCATTTGCAAATAAATAAGTACTAAGTACATGGAAAAAGATTGTTTTTCTGTCACTTCAAGAAACTCCTACAATACAGTAGTTATTGGGCCTATCTTTTTTGGCTTTTCTTCGTATTAAAAGGAGAAGCTAAGTCAAACACATTTGAGGAAAAAGTCTTTAAAAATGAAGGAGCTTAatgtttataaaagaaaaggaaaagcagcttttaatatatttaacggaagtagcttttcttaaaaaagaatACATTACACCGTAGGCTCCCTCTCCCTATCATCCTACACAGATCAATGTGGAACAACGAAATAGAGCTTATAGTTTAAAAGAAGTTTTTAAGCTAAAACAGACAAACAATTTCCACACTGTTTTTAAAGTTCGTTTGCTAGATTTAACTTCTAAGTGACTTCTAAAATCAACACAATGGGCCAGATGTAGCCTTAAACTCAACCTCTTGATAACCCCTGTCTCTGTACTGATTTCTAATGAAGTCCATGAGTTTGTTGTAGACACGAGCACCATGTGGAAGAAAAAACCAGCTTCCTGGGCTGACAAAAACAAAGACAGATGAAGACATATCAGTCAGATTAGCTTACTAAATGTTGCAATCAGACTAATGGCCCCAACATACCTCCATTCATGATGAAGAATAAGCTCTTGCTTCACACCCAAAATCCGGTGATCATACTTTTTAGCCTCCTCCAGCCGATGCAAGTATTcctaaaaaattcaaaaacaaaaaatggggAGCAGAATCAAATGATAATAACACAGTAAGCCTTAATTCAAAAACACCACAGTGTGCATGTAGCACAGCACAGAGAAACTAGAGCGCCGCTGATAATGCTACAGGACACTATTAATGACTACTAGCTAGTTATTTACTTATTCCACAAGGAACTGCAATTGATTATTCAGTCCACCTTTAAACTCTTCTGATCAGGATAAGATATGCCATAAACTCTTTGTAAACTTTCACGATCTTTGTCCCCCCTCCAATATGCTGACGAAGCCTGGAATTCCAACCCAATTAAACCAAAGTACTTGCCGTTGATACAAAttaaaggataaataaaaatcaGTGGTTGCGTGAAAAGACAGCTTACACATACCTTTAAACATGCAATTGCTTTGACAAATGATGTATTAGGAATATGGGGTCCACGACACAAGTCAACCAGGGGACCACATCTGTATACCGTGATAGTTTTGTCGGCAGGCAAATCATTGATAATCTCAATCTGATCACAATAACCACAAAGCCAAAGCGGCAAATTGTGAATTTgagatataaaatattataggCGAAAGCAAACTGGAAATATCAGAATTAAGAAGATAATAGATAATATCATTAAAACAAGAAGCTAACCCCACCCCACCCTCAAAAAAAGTACGTTATGCTTGCCTTAAACTTATTATCAGAAAACATCTCCAGTGCCTGATCACGTGTAACTTCAATGCGCTCAAAGGGTTGTTTTTcctgtaaatataattttcaatgttaacacaaaattaatgtttatcAGAATGATGAGTAACACATacaacaagaataaaataaacgTATTCCATTAAATGAGGCCAGCTAAACATATCACAAAATCAACCGGGTTTagttaaaaactatattttcagaaatattaTTCACTGTGAAATTTTCCTTTCCATAAGTTATTCCAATGTTGTTCTTGATCTTCCTCCACCCCTTTTCATGAGGCTATAAACATTAGTTACTCTCCTCATCAGTGCCTCCAGTGACCACCTTTACATGTTTTCAATCCAACTCAAACaatttttatcatcattttctaAGTAGCTGTCACATCAAAATCTCCTCATTAACAATCATTTTGCATCCCATTCTTTCTTGTCCTGTCACATCAATCTTAGCATACTTGTTTTTTCTACTCcaacatttttctcttgttctccatttAAAGTCCACATTTATTACCACAGAAACGTGCTAGGAAAATTCTTGGAAACGACAGATAAAAGAATGGAAAAGAGCAACCAGATCAAAACATCTAGATTAAGGAGGAAAATCTGAAATCTCTTTCCCTGTACTAGGAATATTTGAAAGTAGGAAATGATATGTTTTGATTTAGACATTCAATTCTATGTTTGAAACTCATTATCAGTGAGTGAACACCCATCCACTACAAAGGTTCTTCAATAAAAACCACGTCAAATAGTGCAACTGACTCAATATTTGGTTGCTTCTGGTAAACTAGAGAGAGTGGAAACATGTGTTGTTGATTTGCTTCCACATATGCATTATAAAAAGGGAATCTGAATTTATttagaaatcaaaattatatttcgaGGAAATTAAAAACGGGATAGACTTTatatctttttgaaaaaaaaaatgaactattAACTAGGGTAATATGGtgaatcaattaaaacttaaaaataaaaatcattttttactaaattagaGACAACTTCTAAAACAAAAGCAATTGAAAAATTGAACAAGGTTGGCTCCTCTAAAGTGAGATTATCTCTAAAATGGGTAAGGATGTATGATATATCTACCTTATTTAACTGAAATTGTAAAGAGATCGTAAACGAAAGTTGAAGGAAGGGTACATCCTCGCACTCATATTGGGGAAGATACCACTTTAGAAGagcattttcattaaaaataaaatcacctAATATTTGTTTAGCATTCCAAACTCAAGATTTGCTCAACAAATTAAACCAATAATTCCTAAGACACTCTTGATAAACATTAGACTTCCAGATATAGAAATATATGCAGAGGATCAGAAATTTGGAACAATCTTTGATAACTATGAAGTGTCTGTAAGTCGACAAAACACAAGATTACGAGGAGAAATGAACGTAAAGAGAAAAACATTAAGTACCATAACCATTATTCATCACGCTAACCGGAATAAAACCCCATAGCCAATGTAGCATCTAAAGCAGaagtaaacattaaaaaaaggacataaataagataataaagaagaagaagaagaataccGCAACAGCCTTCAATGCGCCAGATTCAATTTGCTTGAAGTGATCGTCATTGAGACCCAAGTCACCGTAAAACGCATCATAATAGAATCCCTAAAATAGAACATTCACTGTCTAACTCAATGCACACCTCACAAAAACATCACAACAAAGTCAAAACCTCATAAACACGTTACAACCAACAAAAAACACACACGAACCTCTCCTCTTGTAGTGCAAGGCCCAATGCAGAGCTTGCAACCATACTCCGTCTCAAGAGactgaaaataaacaaaaaagaacaaTACCAACAACAATAATCACTATTTCATCATAATACGAATTCAGATGATAATTAACAAAAACACTTGAACAGAGCTAGACCTGGCCGAGAATGTGCGCGCTGGAGTGCCAGAACGTGTCGCGTCCTTCATCGTCATCGAACTTGAAGATCTGGAGCTGGCAATCGTCCTCAAGCGGGCGCGTCATATCCCAGAGCACGCCATTGACTTTGGCGATGAGCGCGTTGTTGGCCAAATTCTTAGAGATTTCGCGCGCCACGTCGAGCGGAGTCGAGAGCCATTTCTTCGCCTCCTTCACGCCGCCGTCGGGAAGAGTAACTTTGATAGGATCCGGCGAGAGCGAGAGGCGCTGCGTTCGCTGCTCCGCCTGAATAGTATCGAACAGCTTGATGCGTTTCGGAATCGCCGCCTGAAGGTAGGCGTCGTCCTTCGCGTGAGCAACCATGGCGGCACCAGCGGAGGAGAAACGGTTAATAGGAATACGAAGAAGCGGAGAGTGTGGACAAGCGTAACGGCGCAAACGGATTAGAGAGTATAGCATAGCATAGTGTGTTGTGTGTGGGTTTTGGCTTcgaattttcctttttctttattagttaaacggaaataaaaaatgaaaacaaattgcATGCGCTCATTGAGTTAGTGGGTTCAGTGGGTAAAGAGAAAGGTTTCTAGGGTTTATGGTTAGATCGAGCGTATCGCTTGGTGCACCTTcataattttatcttctttttttttactgtagtaaaatgataaaactatttttttaatattacaaaagaaaactCCAGATTACATAGTTTAGAAatattctgaaaaaaaaaatttaagacgAAAAATTTAGAatgcataatttaaaattgaagtttaactaatttaaaataatattttagaaacaGTAATTCTACAGGGTTGGAAGTTGAATTTTTAGTGGCATTATGTATTAGCATAAGCGGGTGCGTCTTggtaaatatattgttttgttgTAATGTACTCTTTGAATTTTGTTCATACATAATCATGAAATTCCTAAGACCATTCGGTATTCCTAAGACCATTCTTAAGTTATAACCGTATGGTTACGTGGCGTGAATTTCTCCTACATGCTTCTACTTGTCGATAAACTTTCGGTTTTTGTCAACGTGAATTTCGTTTAATGAATTTATCATTGGATAACTCGTATAACATTAACTGAACTTGAGCGACAATAGTTCAAAGATGAACTCGTTGTTCAACTCGAGAAAGTGGAGAGTAGTTCCTTCAAAGATGAATTCGTCGTCCAACCTCCTTCGTTTATTAGGATCAAATGGTAGTGGTTCATGGTGAACTTGTTGTTACCACTGAGTGGTTTTCAAGGGAACTCTTCGTTCACCAATCTCTTTCTTCGTTTGTTAGACCAAATGGTAGTGGTTGTTGGTGAACTCCCTATTCATCATTCGATAAGGTTGGTAGTGGTTCCCAGGGGAACTTGTCGTTCACCGACCTCTTTCTTCGTTTGTTAGGACCGAGTGGTAGTGGTTCTCGAAGGAACTCACCATTCACAACCTTTATGGCGCTTGATTAACCCGAGTAACAGTGATTTATAAATGAACTCGTCATTCACCAACTCAGGG harbors:
- the LOC108335953 gene encoding threonine--tRNA ligase, mitochondrial 1 is translated as MLYSLIRLRRYACPHSPLLRIPINRFSSAGAAMVAHAKDDAYLQAAIPKRIKLFDTIQAEQRTQRLSLSPDPIKVTLPDGGVKEAKKWLSTPLDVAREISKNLANNALIAKVNGVLWDMTRPLEDDCQLQIFKFDDDEGRDTFWHSSAHILGQSLETEYGCKLCIGPCTTRGEGFYYDAFYGDLGLNDDHFKQIESGALKAVAEKQPFERIEVTRDQALEMFSDNKFKIEIINDLPADKTITVYRCGPLVDLCRGPHIPNTSFVKAIACLKASSAYWRGDKDRESLQRVYGISYPDQKSLKEYLHRLEEAKKYDHRILGVKQELILHHEWSPGSWFFLPHGARVYNKLMDFIRNQYRDRGYQEVISPNVFNMDLWVQSGHAANYREDMFILEIDKQEFGLKPMNCPGHCLMFKHRVRSYRELPLRFADFGVLHRNEASGALSGLTRVRRFQQDDAHIFCRESQIKDEVRNALSFINYVYSIFGFTYELKLSTRPEKYLGDIATWDKAESSLKEALDDFGKPWQLNEGDGAFYGPKIDISVSDALSRKFQCATLQLDFQLPDRFKLEFSAEDEAKIERPVMIHRAILGSVERMFAILLEHYKGKWPFWLSPRQAIVCPVSEKSQSYALQVKDQIHQAGFHVDADTTDRKIQKKVREAQLAQYNYILVVGEEEANTGQVSVRVRDKGDHNVMSIENLLKHFRDEAAAYH